A single genomic interval of Dromiciops gliroides isolate mDroGli1 chromosome 1, mDroGli1.pri, whole genome shotgun sequence harbors:
- the CCN4 gene encoding CCN family member 4 → MRWLLPWFLAAAAAAVVVAAAAAAAAGAREGNSLSKALIQSSTIMPQTSVPVEDTSSRPQFCKWPCECPPTPPRCPAGISLITDGCECCKMCAQQLGDNCTEAATCDPHRGLYCDYSGDRPRYAIGVCAQMVGVGCVLDGVRYRNGQSFQPNCKFNCTCINGAVGCIPLCTNSRPPRLWCPNPKRIKMAGQCCEQWVCDDSKKPRKTLPRHISPSASEGDIESWQKNCLVHTSSWSPCSRSCGMGISIRISNNNERCQLSKESRLCNLRPCEVNVTQHIKPGKKCLAVYQPEHPVNLTISGCVSMNSYRPKYCGICTDNRCCTPYKSKTIVVNFQCPDGPGFSWKLMWINACFCNLSCRNPNDIFADLEQYHDYAEIAN, encoded by the exons GCCCTTATCCAGTCTTCTACTATCATGCCCCAAACCTCAGTCCCTGTGGAGGACACCTCATCACGCCCTCAGTTCTGTAAGTGGCCATGTGAgtgccccccaaccccaccccgaTGCCCCGCTGGTATCAGCCTGATCACTGATGGCTGTGAGTGCTGCAAGATGTGCGCCCAGCAGCTTGGTGACAACTGCACAGAGGCAGCCACTTGTGACCCTCACCGGGGTTTGTACTGCGACTACAGTGGGGACCGCCCGAGGTACGCAATAGGAGTGTGTGCAC AAATGGTTGGTGTAGGCTGTGTCCTAGATGGGGTGAGGTACAGGAATGGCCAATCTTTCCAGCCCAACTGCAAGTTCAACTGTACTTGCATCAATGGGGCTGTGGGCTGCATTCCACTCTGCACCAACTCTCGCCCACCACGTCTCTGGTGCCCCAACCCTAAGAGGATCAAGATGGCAGGCCAATGCTGTGAGCAGTGGGTCTGTGATGATTCAAAGAAACCTCGGAAGACCTTGCCACGACACATCTCTCCCTCAG CTTCTGAAGGAGACATTGAGTCATGGCAGAAGAATTGTCTTGTCCACACATCTTCCTGGAGCCCCTGTTCTAGAAGTTGTGGGATGGGAATTTCTATCAGAATCTCCAACAACAATGAGCGATGCCAATTGTCAAAGGAGAGTCGCCTGTGTAATCTGAGACCCTGTGAGGTGAACGTGACCCAGCACATCAAG CCAGGGAAGAAGTGCTTGGCTGTGTATCAACCAGAGCATCCAGTGAACTTAACCATCTCTGGCTGTGTGAGCATGAATAGCTACAGGCCCAAGTACTGTGGAATCTGCACAGATAATAGGTGCTGCACCCCCTACAAGTCCAAGACCATTGTTGTGAATTTCCAGTGTCCAGATGGCCCAGGTTTCTCCTGGAAACTTATGTGGATCAATGCTTGTTTTTGCAACCTGAGCTGTAGGAACCCCAATGACATCTTTGCAGATCTAGAACAATACCATGATTATGCAGAAATAGCCAATTAG